A window of the Henckelia pumila isolate YLH828 chromosome 3, ASM3356847v2, whole genome shotgun sequence genome harbors these coding sequences:
- the LOC140893065 gene encoding uncharacterized protein — protein MCSNSKVLMELEGNARSSSASSLGSKLFFTGKVSDTLNSDSLGEKPSIFPVPKSQVLGKAKDFLDAMSESNKTLLQDAKGNPDNYDIEVLSGKESHIIEMDLMLGIADLHTPEAVGAAEAAMAGYQPVISVDANSSSESDDEENEDGNDEGFDENSNSSSRSNGRDFSRKSSKSRRSRKRSKILELC, from the coding sequence ATGTGTTCCAACAGCAAAGTTCTCATGGAGTTAGAGGGTAACGCCAGAAGTTCATCGGCTTCCTCTTTAGGGTCGAAACTTTTTTTTACTGGGAAAGTTTCTGATACTTTAAATTCTGATTCACTTGGTGAAAAGCCCTCTATTTTTCCTGTTCCTAAGAGCCAAGTTCTAGGCAAAGCGAAGGACTTCCTGGACGCGATGTCTGAATCAAACAAAACCCTGTTGCAAGATGCAAAGGGAAATCCTGATAACTATGATATCGAAGTACTTAGTGGCAAAGAGTCACACATCATTGAAATGGATTTAATGCTAGGCATTGCCGATCTTCATACCCCAGAAGCTGTTGGTGCAGCAGAAGCTGCCATGGCTGGTTATCAACCAGTAATTTCTGTGGATGCAAATAGCAGTTCAGAATCTGATGATGAAGAAAACGAAGATGGGAATGATGAGGGTTTTGATGAAAATAGTAATAGTTCTTCAAGATCTAATGGGAGAGATTTTTCGAGGAAATCATCAAAAAGCAGGAGATCAAGAAAACGGTCCAAGATTCTGGAGCTGTGCTAA